From a single Sphaeramia orbicularis chromosome 4, fSphaOr1.1, whole genome shotgun sequence genomic region:
- the LOC115417679 gene encoding growth arrest and DNA damage-inducible protein GADD45 beta yields the protein MTLEELVGSNTTDKKMETVAQALEDLLVAAQCQDCLTVGVYESAKLMNVDPDSVVLCLLATDEEDADDIALQIHFTLLQAFCCDNDINIVRVSGMRRLAQLLEEDTEDSNGNEPRDLHCILVTNPPVQPLQCQALQDVSSFCEESRCRNQWVPSLELQDR from the exons ATGACTCTGGAGGAGCTAGTGGGATCTAACACCACCGACAAGAA gatGGAGACCGTGGCTCAGGCTCTGGAGGACCTGCTGGTCGCGGCTCAGTGTCAGGACTGTCTGACTGTGGGGGTCTACGAATCCGCCAAACTCATGAATGT GGACCCGGACAGTGTGGTCCTGTGCCTCCTGGCCACAGATGAGGAGGACGCAGATGACATCGCCCTGCAGATCCACTTCACGCTCCTGCAGGCCTTCTGCTGCGACAACGACATCAACATCGTGCGCGTGTCCGGGATGCGGAGGCTGGCCCAGCTCCTGGAGGAGGACACGGAGGACAGCAACGGGAACGAGCCCCGGGACCTGCACTGCATCCTGGTCACG AATCCCCCTGTGCAGCCTCTGCAGTGTCAGGCCCTGCAGGACGTCAGCAGCTTCTGTGAGGAGAGTCGCTGCAGGAACCAGTGGGTTCCGTCCCTGGAGCTGCAGGACCGCTGA